CCGGGTTTGGCAATTCAAGCCGAGCCTTTCAAGCCCTGGGCAGAACATGCTCAGATGAGCGAAAAGCAAGTGCTGCAACACCTGCGCAGCTTTCTGGAGCAAGGTGTTTTCAGACGATTTGGCCTGGTTTTACGTCATCGAAAACTGGGCTATAGCGCCAATGCCATGTGTGTCTGGACGGTAGACAAACACCATATCGATACCGTGGGTGAGGAACTGGCCAAGCAAGACGGCATTACGCTGTGCTATCAACGGCAGCCCTACCCGCCGCATTGGAATCACAATCTGTTTTGCATGATTCACGGCAAAGATCGTCAGCACGTACTGGCCCATCATGCAGAGCTAAATAGCCGTTTTGGCCTGAACCCGTTCCCCCAGGAAGTGCTGTTCTCCACTCGCTGCTTCAAGCAACGCGGCGCACTGCTTAGACCGGCTCATCATGACTGATACTCACACCCCACCATTGCATGCGCCGGCTGAGCTGGATGACATCGACCGCCGCATTCTGAATCGTCTGCAAGATGGTTTCCCCATCTGCTCCCGGCCTTTTGCACAGCTGGCTCCTGATTTTGCCTTGAGCGAGTCCGACTTGATTGCGCGTGTCCAGCATCTGCGCCAATCCGGAATCTTGACCCGCTTTGGCCCCCTCTTTCAGATCGAGGCACTAGGCGGTGCTTACTGTCTGGTCGCCATGGCCGTACCGGAAAAACGCTGGGACAGTACCGTCAAAGCCGTAAACCGCCATCCCGAGGTCGCTCACAACTACCGGCGCGCTCACGCCCTGAATATGTGGTTTGTGCTTGCCACGGCAACGCCACAAGACATCAAATCCTGCCTGGCTGCAATCGAAGCTGAAACCGGCTTGCCCGTCTTTGCTTTTCCCAAAGAACAGGAATACGCCCTTAGCCTGAAACTGGAGCTGTGACATGGTGCAGTTGAACCCTGCCTATACCGCCTTGATTCATGCATCGCAGCAGGGACTGGCGATAGAAGCACAGCCCTACCTGAAACTGGCGCAAGAATTGGGCGTGTCCGAAGCCTATGTCATGAAGCAGTTTCAAACCATGCTGGATCAAGGCTTGATACGGCGAATCGCGGCCATCCCCAATCACTATGCCCTGGGCTACGTAGCCAATGGCATGTGCGTCTGGAACATCACGGACGATAGCCTGGAGGCAGTCGGTACGTTGCTAGGCGCACAAGCCGGAGTCAGTCATTGCTATCGTCGCCCGCGTCGTTTACCCGAGTGGCCATACAACCTGTTTGCCATGCTGCATGGCAGGGACCATGACACGGTACGTGCCCAGGCACAGAACATCAGCCTGCAAATCTCGCAGCGCTTTCCTGGCGTCCTGCACGATCACGATATTTTGTTTTCCACGGCCATTCTCAAAAAGACCGGCCTGCGTCTGCGGAGGCCTTGAGCATGTTCCGGATATCTCGTTTTGTCGCTGCCCTGCACTCTTCTGTTCCACCCACCCGAACCAGCAAGGCGCCGGTAGTGATCTGGAATCTGATACGTCGTTGCAATCTGCATTGCAGTCACTGCTACTCGGCCTCTACCAACAAGGACTTCCCTGGCGAGCTGAGCTACGAACAAGCCTGCACAGTCATGGATGATCTGCATCAGTTCGGTGTACGCGCCCTGATTCTGTCGGGCGGCGAACCTTTGCTACGCCCGGATATTTATGACTTGGGCCGACGTGCAAAAGCATTGGGCATGTATGTAGGACTATCGTCCAACGGCACCTTGATTACTGAGCAAAACATTGATCAGATTGCCGACTGCGGCTTTGACTATGTAGGCATTTCCCTGGACGGTTTACAGGCTCGGCATGACCGAATTCGTGGTGAGAAAGGAGCTTATGCGGCCTCCTTGCATGGCTTGAGACTCTGCCGTGAGAAGCAATTGAAAGTGGGCCTGCGCTTTACCCTTACTCAAGAAAATGCAGTTGATCTCAATGGCCTGCTGGCCGTGATGGACCAGGAGCGAATCGACCGCTTTTATCTCTCTCATTTGAACTATGCAGGTCGAGGTCTGGGCAACCGTTCCCTGGCTAGCCATCATGCCGTCACCCGGAGGGCCATGGAGCAACTTTTTACAACCTGTATGGCGTATCAGAAAGCCGGCAAACCCAAGGAGTTCACCTCGGGCAATAACGATGCTGACGGTGTTTTCTTTCTGCATTGGGTAAGGCGCCACTATCCCGAACAAGCTCCCAAAATTCTGAATATGCTGCGCCAATGGGGAGGCAACTCCTCCGGCCAAGGGATTGCGAACATCGATAACCGTGGCAATGTGCACCCCGACACCATGTGGTGGCACTACAGCTTGGGAAATGTGCTGCAACGGCCTTTCTCAGAGATTTGGTCCAACGATCAAGACCCCTTGCTGGCAGGGCTGCGTCAACGTCCCAGGCCAGTACAGGGACGCTGCGCGGGCTGTGCCTACCTGGATATCTGCAATGGCAATACGCGCACTCGGGCAGAAAAAAGCACGGGCAATGTATGGGCGGAAGATCCGGGCTGCTATCTCAACGATCAGGAAATCACTGCCTGAACGCCCTCCAGGCAATTACCCAGAACCATTGTTACTCAGCCACAGTTCTGGAACCTCCGCCCTGCCCTCTGAAGCCTCAAATAGCACCCAGCACTCCCAATAAAATCAGGTGGGCTGCTGGGGACAAGAGTGCAGAATCAAAACACAGCAAGTTTCAAGTGCAAGCCTGGACAGGCCTGAATCGAAGGGCCAAAAAAAGTGAGGCAAGCGATCTTGCCTCACTCAAACTCAACAACAACAACAACAACAACAACAACAACAACAACAACAACAACAACAACAACAACACTTCACTTAGTTCTTCATCACACAGTTGACCCATGCAAGCTGATAGCGCACCTAGGCCAACTCACAGCTCAAGCCTTGCTGCTGCAACACCTCAAGCAAAGGCTGCACATCCCACGACGATTTCCACGCAATCACGATGCGTTCTCCAGGCGCCCAGGAACGGCATAGCGGGGCCCAGAAGTCCCGATTCAACAAGGTGTCTTGCAAGACCACACCCGCCTGATCCAAGGCCATCAAACGAGCATCACGACGGGCCTTTTCCAGAATTGCGGGCAGAGTCAATGGCAGGTACAAGACCCAATCTGCCTGATTCAATTTGCGCAAGGCACGCAGCGTCAACAAGTCCACTGCTTCCAGGTCGGCGATAGGCAAAATGGTGACCTGAATATGCTGCTGAGGAGTTTCCGTCTCCAAGGCAGCATCAAAGGCTGCCAGTGCCTCAGTGGGCTTGCCTTGTGCCAGGAGATCAGGGATCTGGCTATCAAGCACGTAATCAAAGAAATGACGACGAGTATGCACCTCGGGAAAAGCCTGTTTGATATCGGCCCGGCGACGGGCCAGCAAACCGGCCAGGTCTCCTACTGACTCCGGCAATTCGCTTTCTATCCACTCCCGAACACGCCGCGCCAGCACGGGGGCAGAACCGGCGGAGGAAACCGCAATCATCAAGGGCGAACGGTCAACCATGGCTGGGACTTGTACGGTGGACAATTGCCCGTCATCGACCACATTGCAGGGCAGGTGCAAGGCATCCGCTGCCTGAGCCACGATACGGTTTATCTCGCGTCTTCCAGTTGCCGCAATAACCAGCCAGGCCTCGCGGATATGCTCGGCGACAAAGGAAGTAAACAGGCTGCTCAAAGCACCCGCTTGCGCACTTGCCCGCAACCAGGAGGTTTGCTCCGGCGCGACTACAGTGACTCGCGCTCCAGCGCGCAGCAAGAGCCGAACCTTACGCTCCGCGACCGTCCCGCCACCCACGACGACGACCGTCTTGCCGGTCAAATTGAAAAACAAGGGAAACACATTCATTGCACGACATCCTTGAGGCGCCAGCAGAAACTGGCGCCCGGTTCACACTTACTTCAGGCTGGAAAAGTAGGCAGCCAGTTCATTCACCATTTCCGGGCTCAGAGGCTCGGCCATTGGACTCATGATGGGATCGTTACGCTCTCGCGATTTGAACTGCTGTAGCTGCTTGACCAGATACTCCACTTTCTGACCCGCCAGATTGGGGTACATGCCTTCCGAGCTGACACCTTCCAGCCCATGGCAGGACGCGCACAAAGGCAGCATGGACGAGGCCTGAGCCGACAACTGCGACTGCCCGTGCGAACCTTGTAGACCCACTGGTTTGTCTGCTGCCCAAGCTGCACCAGAACCCAAGAAGCCCATAAGAGCCACACCCATAAAAAGCTTTTTCATGACGTTCCTTTGCTTAAAATTTTTGGGTTTCAGGCTGACCGATGGTGAGCCAACGGGTACGGGCACGAGAGAAAATGCCCGATGGGCTTTCCATCTTGTGTTCGGCTACCAGCTCCAGACTGCGGCTATCGTAAATCTTCAAGCGATCGCCCCAGTAACCCGAACTGACGTAGAGGTAATCGCCCGTGCGGTTGTAGTTGGGGAAGAAAGCATGACCACCCACATCCAGGGTCTTCACCACGGACAAGGTATTTTTGTCGATCAACTGAATCCAGGAAGCGCGCTTGTCCTTGTCGATAATGTCCACCGCCACATACGGAGCATTAGGATGTGCGGCGGGCGACTCTGTCGCCCCGGAGACAGGGATTTGCTTCACCACAGAGAAGTCTTTGACATCCCAGGCCGTGACCACAGAACCCAGCTTGCAAGTGCCCATATTGGTGCCGAAGGCCAGCATGCGGCCATTCACTTCAGTGACAGCACCGGAGCCTGCGTGGGGCTGACAGCCGGCCGGAATATCACGCACCACCTTGTCGTCTTTCAGGTCGATGGCTACGTATTTGTTGTCATCGTAAGAAGCGACCATGGAGTAGCGGCCGTCCGGCGTCAGGAAGGTGTCGTGCAACATGCGCCCGACCTTGGCCAGTTTGGTGACCGGCATATCTGGCTTGTCCGGATCAATAATCCAGATCTGCCCGGCTTGGCGCAGTGTCAGCGCAAACTTGTTATTGATGCGACTACCAATAATCGGACCACCGGCGGATTTGATGAAATTGCCATCCGGGTCCTCGCCCTCCAGAGCGATATATTTCACCGGCTCCAGCGTGTCGGCTTTCAGGATGACCATGCTGTTGGGCACGAAGGAACTCAGCGCCAGCCATTTGCCATCTTTGGACAAGGCAATCCCCGTACCGGTCAGCCCCACTTTGGCCTGACGCACAATCTGCAAGGTATACAGGTCGATTTTGTAGACGTGGCCATCATCACTTTTCAGGTAACCCCAGCGTTCGTGGCTGGGACTGAACTCCATGATGTGAGGCGCGCCGACCGTGGCAATTTCACCCACCTTCTGGTTGTTCTTGCCATTGATGAAAACGGCACGAGCCTGATTGGAACCATCTCCCCGGCCGTAGCGTCCGCGGGCCATGATGACCATCAGGTCATAGACAGAGTCAATCTCGTAATTGGGCTTGCCAGGCAAGGTGGATTCGTCCACCAGCACTTTCACGCTGGCACGAATCTGATCCATGTCCCAGCTACGCTCCACCACGGGCTCGTTCTTGATCATCTTGGCCAGTGCGCGAATATCCTCATCGGGCAGACGTCCTACAAAGGGCGGCATCAAGGTATCCGGGATTCCGGTCATGATGGTGCCGCGCAAGGCAATCTCGCTTTGAACCAGGCGATCACTGTGCAAGCCCGGTGCGATATACCCTCCCCGGTCGGCTGCGTGACACACCGCACAGTTTTGCTGAAACAAGTTATCTACCCGCACTTGCTCTTCCGTCGGGGCCGCCAAAGCCGCGCTGACGGTGGTAGACAGGAAGGCCAGGGTCATCATTTTTCTATACATTCCATTACCTCCAACAATTGCCTTGCTAAACGGCAAGACCAAGCAAACTATAACGATTGTTATTTTTTACTGAGAAGGTATGGATACAGATTAGATAATGGGGATGGTTTTTTTATATCGTAATTACGAGAAATTAAATACTCTTACCTAGATAAAAACATCCATGACAAGGCGCCAGTTGGCAGATCAATAAGCGGGACAAATTTATCACGAACGAATAATCATTTTGACCTAACTCAAGTTAAAACTAGAGGCTGCAGCCTATAGTGGCCCGGCTTGGCTCGCCCTTGATGGTTTTGATTATTTTTCCGGTCCCGCCATGTTTTCTTTACCGATTACGCTTTCTCATACTCATAGCCCACCGTATAAACGCCAAATTGCACGTCAAATCGAAACCCTGATCTGTTCAGGGCGTTTGCAAGAAGGTAATCGCTTGCCTTCGATCAACCGAATGGCGTCTCTATTGCAGGTTTCTAAAAATACGATCATGGGTGCCTATGATTTGCTGATCGATTCCAATCTGATTCATAGCGAACCGAGCCGGGGATTTTTTGTGGCTACGCCCACCCGCAATGGACGCAGCCGACTGGCACCGGACTTTGTACTGGAAACCGCCCACTGTGCACGCAACCCGCGTACCAACACGGCACTGGCCAGCGGTGTGCATGTGCCCGCTGCCAGCGTGCCAGTTCGTTTTGATTTCAAGATTGGACGCCCCTCGGTTCATGCTTTTCCGCTGCGCCAGTTCATTTCTCTGTCCAATCAGCTGCTCCGATACGCAGGCTCCGCGATGGCGGACTATCCACCACCTGAGGGCCTATGGGGATTACGGCTGCAGATTGCAGATTATTTGGCAGCCAGCAAGGGCATATTGGCTGACCCGGACCACATCATCATTACGGCAGGGACGCAGGAGTCCTTGAGCCTGATCGCGGCTCACTTTCTGGATGAAAACAGCTGTGCGGTGCATGAATCGCCTGGCTATACGGGCTTTAGCAATTTGCTGGCGCGGCACCGTGCAAAAGGCATTCCTGTGCCGGTAGACCAATACGGCCTGCGTACGGATCAATTACCGGACAAGGCAGTCCAGCTGGCCTTTGTCACGCCCTCCCATCAATACCCCTTGGGGCACACTCTGACAGTGAATCGCAGGCAGGAGCTACTGGCGTGGGCCAGCTCCAGTGGCGCTTTGATTATTGAGGACGACTACGATGGAGACTTCTGCTATGGTCCGGCCTTGCCCGCAGCACTCAAGGCCATGAGCCCCGGCCAGGTCATTTACCTGGGTTCGTTCTCCAAAACCCTGGGACCTGGTTTGCGTTTGGGCTACATGGTCTGCCCACCCCATCTGAGTCAGGACTTTATCGCCCGCAAGGCCTTGCTGAACAATGGTTCGCCCTGGTTAACGCAAGCTGTTCTGGCTCGTTTTTTTGATGAGTATGACTATCCACGTCACCTGCAATACTTGCGCCGCCGTTATCTGGAGCAACGCAATACGCTGCTGCAAGGACTGAAAAAAGTGTGGGGAAATACGGGAGTGGTCAGCGGGCACAATGCCGGCATGCATCTGGCTTTTCGCCTGCCGCCACACAGTCCAGACGCCCATCACGTTGCAGCGGCGGCACTTCGCTATGGCATACGGCTATACCCTCTGGCACAGGCCGCCAGCCAGGAAGTGGACAGCTCAAACCCGCGCCATCTGCTATTTGGCTATGCAAATCTGGAATCCAGGGAGTTGCAACAAGCGATGCAGCATCTAGCCCTGATACAGCCCAGGCTGAACCATGGCTAGATGCGCGAAGAACTCAAGACAGGGCCAGGGCCTGATCAAAGTCCGAGGTCAGATCGATAATCTCTTCGATACCCACGGAGATACGCAGCTGATTGTCGGCAATGCCCATGAGAGCGCGCTGCTCGGCACCCATTTCGTAGTAAATGGTGTGGGCAACGGGCAGCACCAGACTGCGGTTGTCGCCCAAATGCGTGGCCAATACAAAGACTTTCAGGCGATTCAGGAAATCGAAGATTTCGATGCCCTCTTCCAGCACCACGCTCATCAGGCCACCGAAGCGATTGCCGAACAACTGAGCCGTACGCTCATGCTGCGGGTGATCCTCCAGGCCCGGATACTGCACGTGCTTGACCTTGGGATGGGCCTTCAAATGGCGCGCCAACGCCAGTGCGTTGGAACAGATGCGCTCCATACGCAAAGGCAAGGTTTCCGAGCCTACGGCCAAACGGTGAGCCACATCGGACGACAAGGTGCCGCCCATATCGCGCAAGCCCTTTTTTCGGATCTGCACCAGGCCCCAGTTCTGCGTATTGCCGTTGCGGTATACCTCGGCAATATTGGGGTACGTAGTCCAGTCAAACAGGCCGGTATCCGTCACCATGCCACCCAGGGCATTGCCGTGACCGCCGATATGCTTGGACAAGGAGTTCACAACCAAAGAGGCTTTGAACTCACGACCGGGCGACAGGTAAGGCGAGGACAGGGTGGCATCGACCACATACAACAAGCCCTCGTCCTGACACCATTGCCCCACCCCTTTCAGATCGGCTACCTGTGTACCCGGATTGGCAATGGTTTCAACAAAGACCATACGGGTATTGGGCTGGCGTGCCGCTTGTACCTGGGCCAGATCGGTTGCATCCACCAGCGTGGTCTGCACACCCAGATCGCGCAAGGTACCCAAGAGGCTGTTGGTATTGCCGAACAGGTATTTGCTGGCAATCAAGTGATCGCCCTGACGCAACAAGGTAAACAAGGTGGCACTCAAGGCAGCCATGCCAGTTGCAAAGCTGACGCTGCCTACCCCTTTTTCCATGCGTGTAATCTTGGCTTCCAGCGCCGCCGTGGTAGGCGTGCCCTGGCGGGAATAAGTAAAGCCGGACTTGCCCTGAAAGACCGCAGCCAGCTCACGCGCATCCTGAAACCCGAACTCGGTCGACGGGTGCAATGGCTGATGAATAGCGCCATGCTGCGTGCCCAAGCGACGGTCAGAGTGCAAGGTGGAGGTAATAAAGCCGTTTTCTTCCATGATCGTTTCCAAGCCCATAATGCGTGTACACACCGTCAGCGCCGATTGAGTTTTGCCCGGCTGACGGCCAATTACCTATTATCTGGTGAAGCGGCGGATGAAACCCGCCGTTTTTTATACAAATAAGTAATTAAGCAAGTAACAAGACTTAAAAGGAATTAAGCCTGACTGCGTTGACGCAGGGTTTCGTACAGACAAACCGCGCTGGCCACACTGACGTTCAGGCTTTCTACTGCGCCCATCATGGGGATGGACACCAGCTCGTCGCAGGTTTCACGGGTCAGACGGCGCATGCCCTCGCCCTCGGCACCCATTACCCAGGCCATGGGGCGGCGGGCATCTACCTGGTGGAAGGTATGGGTGGCCTGATCGCTCGTGCCGACCAGCCAGACATCGCGCTCGCGCAGCATGCGCATGGTACGGGCCAAGTTCGTCACCGTAATGTAAGGCGTCGATTCCGCCCCACCACAAGCCACACGCGATACGGTGGCATTCAAACCCACCGCACGATCACGAGGCGCAATCACGGCATGGGCCCCCGCCGCATTGGCACTACGCAAGCAGGCGCCCAGATTGTGGGGATCTGTCACCCCGTCCAGAATCAACAGGAAAGGAACCTGACCGGCCTCTTCCAGATCATCCAGCAATTCGTTGACATCGACAGCCAGCTCTTGCTCCAGAGCCAAAGCCACCACGCCCTGGTGACGAGTACCCTTGGCCAGGCCATCCAGACGTTCGACCGGCACGGCCATGACTTTCAAGCCAGCCTGTTCTACCTGTTCGATAAAGGCCAGCATCCGTTTATCGCGCCGGGTCTGATCCACATAGACCTCGCGCACCGAAGCGGCGCTAAAACGAACTCGGGCAATAACGGCATGGAAACCGGCCAAAACCTGCTGAGGCATAACAATCCTTGGGGGAAATAAGAGCAAATAAAGAAAGCCGGGCAAAAAGCCCGGCTTGGCATTGTACGCCTATCGGCGTCGCCCTCTAGGGCTGCGCGTGGATTTTGCGGACTTGGCCGCCTTCTCCGTACTGCGTTTTTCATCGCGCTCGGCCTGCTTTTGCGAAGCACGTCGTTGGGATGCTGTGGTGCCCTTCAAGGCCAGCGGCTTGGTAGACGCTGCTTTCTTGATAGGACGCTCGGATGGCTCAGCCCCTTCTGCCGCTGCCTTGACCGCCTTGTAGCCCACACCCTTGACCAGGCGGAACTCGATACGGCGCGCTTCCAGATCAACGCGAGCGACTTGCACTTGCACCGCATCAGTCAGGCGATAACGCAGACCGGTGCGCTCACCACGCAGCTCGTTCGAGGTTTCGTTGTACTGGAAGTAGTCCGCACCCAGCTCGGAAACATGAACCAGACCTTCCACATACAAGGTATCCAGCGTGACGAACAGACCGAAGCTGGTCACGCCGCTAATCTTGCCAGAGTACTCCTCGCCCACGTGCTCTTTAACAAACCAGCACTTGAGCCAGGCTTCCACGTCTTTGGAGGCCTCGTCAGCACGACGCTCGCGCGCCGACAACAAGGCACCCAGTTTCTCCCAGCGAGCAAAGTCGCGCTTGCTGGCTGGCAAGGCGGCATCACCCGGATCTTCGTCGATAGCCGGAACGTAGCGCTCGCCCTTCAATATCCCCTTGATGACGCGGTGCACCAGCAAGTCCGGGTAACGGCGTATCGGCGAGGTGAAGTGAGCGTATTGCGAATAGGCCAGACCAAAGTGACCCGTTTTTTCCGGGCTGTAAATGGCCTGCTGCATGGAACGCAAGCACATGGTCTGAATGACGGCAAAGTCAGAGCGGCCACGGGCTGCGGCCACGACCTTGGCGTAATCGGCAGAAGTAGGCTCGTCGCCCCCTTCCAGGGTCAAAC
This genomic window from Alcaligenes faecalis contains:
- a CDS encoding PLP-dependent aminotransferase family protein, with translation MFSLPITLSHTHSPPYKRQIARQIETLICSGRLQEGNRLPSINRMASLLQVSKNTIMGAYDLLIDSNLIHSEPSRGFFVATPTRNGRSRLAPDFVLETAHCARNPRTNTALASGVHVPAASVPVRFDFKIGRPSVHAFPLRQFISLSNQLLRYAGSAMADYPPPEGLWGLRLQIADYLAASKGILADPDHIIITAGTQESLSLIAAHFLDENSCAVHESPGYTGFSNLLARHRAKGIPVPVDQYGLRTDQLPDKAVQLAFVTPSHQYPLGHTLTVNRRQELLAWASSSGALIIEDDYDGDFCYGPALPAALKAMSPGQVIYLGSFSKTLGPGLRLGYMVCPPHLSQDFIARKALLNNGSPWLTQAVLARFFDEYDYPRHLQYLRRRYLEQRNTLLQGLKKVWGNTGVVSGHNAGMHLAFRLPPHSPDAHHVAAAALRYGIRLYPLAQAASQEVDSSNPRHLLFGYANLESRELQQAMQHLALIQPRLNHG
- a CDS encoding precorrin-2 dehydrogenase/sirohydrochlorin ferrochelatase family protein, coding for MNVFPLFFNLTGKTVVVVGGGTVAERKVRLLLRAGARVTVVAPEQTSWLRASAQAGALSSLFTSFVAEHIREAWLVIAATGRREINRIVAQAADALHLPCNVVDDGQLSTVQVPAMVDRSPLMIAVSSAGSAPVLARRVREWIESELPESVGDLAGLLARRRADIKQAFPEVHTRRHFFDYVLDSQIPDLLAQGKPTEALAAFDAALETETPQQHIQVTILPIADLEAVDLLTLRALRKLNQADWVLYLPLTLPAILEKARRDARLMALDQAGVVLQDTLLNRDFWAPLCRSWAPGERIVIAWKSSWDVQPLLEVLQQQGLSCELA
- a CDS encoding cystathionine gamma-synthase family protein → MEENGFITSTLHSDRRLGTQHGAIHQPLHPSTEFGFQDARELAAVFQGKSGFTYSRQGTPTTAALEAKITRMEKGVGSVSFATGMAALSATLFTLLRQGDHLIASKYLFGNTNSLLGTLRDLGVQTTLVDATDLAQVQAARQPNTRMVFVETIANPGTQVADLKGVGQWCQDEGLLYVVDATLSSPYLSPGREFKASLVVNSLSKHIGGHGNALGGMVTDTGLFDWTTYPNIAEVYRNGNTQNWGLVQIRKKGLRDMGGTLSSDVAHRLAVGSETLPLRMERICSNALALARHLKAHPKVKHVQYPGLEDHPQHERTAQLFGNRFGGLMSVVLEEGIEIFDFLNRLKVFVLATHLGDNRSLVLPVAHTIYYEMGAEQRALMGIADNQLRISVGIEEIIDLTSDFDQALALS
- the nirJ gene encoding heme d1 biosynthesis radical SAM protein NirJ; protein product: MFRISRFVAALHSSVPPTRTSKAPVVIWNLIRRCNLHCSHCYSASTNKDFPGELSYEQACTVMDDLHQFGVRALILSGGEPLLRPDIYDLGRRAKALGMYVGLSSNGTLITEQNIDQIADCGFDYVGISLDGLQARHDRIRGEKGAYAASLHGLRLCREKQLKVGLRFTLTQENAVDLNGLLAVMDQERIDRFYLSHLNYAGRGLGNRSLASHHAVTRRAMEQLFTTCMAYQKAGKPKEFTSGNNDADGVFFLHWVRRHYPEQAPKILNMLRQWGGNSSGQGIANIDNRGNVHPDTMWWHYSLGNVLQRPFSEIWSNDQDPLLAGLRQRPRPVQGRCAGCAYLDICNGNTRTRAEKSTGNVWAEDPGCYLNDQEITA
- a CDS encoding c-type cytochrome, encoding MKKLFMGVALMGFLGSGAAWAADKPVGLQGSHGQSQLSAQASSMLPLCASCHGLEGVSSEGMYPNLAGQKVEYLVKQLQQFKSRERNDPIMSPMAEPLSPEMVNELAAYFSSLK
- the rlmB gene encoding 23S rRNA (guanosine(2251)-2'-O)-methyltransferase RlmB, which translates into the protein MPQQVLAGFHAVIARVRFSAASVREVYVDQTRRDKRMLAFIEQVEQAGLKVMAVPVERLDGLAKGTRHQGVVALALEQELAVDVNELLDDLEEAGQVPFLLILDGVTDPHNLGACLRSANAAGAHAVIAPRDRAVGLNATVSRVACGGAESTPYITVTNLARTMRMLRERDVWLVGTSDQATHTFHQVDARRPMAWVMGAEGEGMRRLTRETCDELVSIPMMGAVESLNVSVASAVCLYETLRQRSQA
- a CDS encoding Lrp/AsnC family transcriptional regulator — protein: MTDTHTPPLHAPAELDDIDRRILNRLQDGFPICSRPFAQLAPDFALSESDLIARVQHLRQSGILTRFGPLFQIEALGGAYCLVAMAVPEKRWDSTVKAVNRHPEVAHNYRRAHALNMWFVLATATPQDIKSCLAAIEAETGLPVFAFPKEQEYALSLKLEL
- a CDS encoding nitrite reductase — translated: MYRKMMTLAFLSTTVSAALAAPTEEQVRVDNLFQQNCAVCHAADRGGYIAPGLHSDRLVQSEIALRGTIMTGIPDTLMPPFVGRLPDEDIRALAKMIKNEPVVERSWDMDQIRASVKVLVDESTLPGKPNYEIDSVYDLMVIMARGRYGRGDGSNQARAVFINGKNNQKVGEIATVGAPHIMEFSPSHERWGYLKSDDGHVYKIDLYTLQIVRQAKVGLTGTGIALSKDGKWLALSSFVPNSMVILKADTLEPVKYIALEGEDPDGNFIKSAGGPIIGSRINNKFALTLRQAGQIWIIDPDKPDMPVTKLAKVGRMLHDTFLTPDGRYSMVASYDDNKYVAIDLKDDKVVRDIPAGCQPHAGSGAVTEVNGRMLAFGTNMGTCKLGSVVTAWDVKDFSVVKQIPVSGATESPAAHPNAPYVAVDIIDKDKRASWIQLIDKNTLSVVKTLDVGGHAFFPNYNRTGDYLYVSSGYWGDRLKIYDSRSLELVAEHKMESPSGIFSRARTRWLTIGQPETQKF
- a CDS encoding Lrp/AsnC family transcriptional regulator encodes the protein MVQLNPAYTALIHASQQGLAIEAQPYLKLAQELGVSEAYVMKQFQTMLDQGLIRRIAAIPNHYALGYVANGMCVWNITDDSLEAVGTLLGAQAGVSHCYRRPRRLPEWPYNLFAMLHGRDHDTVRAQAQNISLQISQRFPGVLHDHDILFSTAILKKTGLRLRRP